A DNA window from Pseudomonas sp. GD03919 contains the following coding sequences:
- the serC gene encoding 3-phosphoserine/phosphohydroxythreonine transaminase: MSKRAFNFCAGPAALPTAVLQRAQAEMLDWQGKGLSVMEMSHRSDEYVAIASQAEQDLRDLLAVPTDYKVLFLQGGASQQFAEIPLNLLPEDGVADYVETGIWSKKAIEEARRYGAINVAASAKAHDYFAIPGQNDWQLSKNAAYVHYCSNETIGGLQFDWVPQVGDTPLVVDMSSDILSRPIDVSQFGLIYAGAQKNIGPSGLVVVIVREDLLGRARSSCPTMLDYKISADNGSMYNTPATYSWYLSGLVFQWLKEQGGVEAMERINRAKKDLLYKAIDDSDFYSNPIAHNARSWMNVPFRLADEKLDKAFLAGADERGLLNLKGHRSVGGMRASIYNAVGLDAVEALVAYMAEFEKEHG; encoded by the coding sequence GTGAGCAAGCGAGCTTTTAACTTCTGCGCCGGCCCGGCCGCGCTGCCGACCGCTGTACTGCAACGCGCCCAGGCCGAGATGCTCGACTGGCAAGGCAAGGGCCTCTCGGTGATGGAGATGAGCCATCGCAGTGACGAGTACGTGGCCATCGCCAGCCAGGCTGAGCAGGATCTGCGCGATCTGCTCGCTGTGCCCACCGACTATAAGGTGCTGTTCCTGCAGGGCGGTGCCAGCCAGCAGTTCGCCGAGATTCCGTTGAACCTGTTGCCGGAAGATGGCGTGGCCGACTACGTCGAGACCGGCATCTGGTCGAAGAAGGCCATCGAAGAGGCGCGCCGCTACGGCGCCATCAACGTCGCCGCCAGTGCCAAGGCGCACGACTACTTCGCCATTCCCGGGCAGAACGACTGGCAGCTGTCGAAGAACGCGGCTTACGTACATTACTGCAGCAACGAGACCATTGGCGGTCTGCAGTTCGACTGGGTGCCGCAGGTCGGCGATACCCCGCTGGTGGTGGACATGTCCTCGGACATCCTCTCGCGCCCCATCGACGTGTCGCAGTTCGGCCTGATCTACGCCGGCGCGCAGAAGAACATCGGCCCCAGCGGCCTGGTGGTGGTGATCGTCCGTGAAGACCTGCTCGGTCGCGCCCGTTCCAGCTGCCCGACCATGCTCGACTACAAGATCTCCGCCGACAACGGTTCGATGTACAACACCCCGGCGACCTATTCCTGGTACCTCTCCGGCCTGGTCTTCCAGTGGCTGAAGGAGCAGGGCGGCGTCGAGGCCATGGAACGCATCAACCGCGCCAAGAAGGATCTGCTGTACAAGGCCATCGACGACAGCGATTTCTACAGCAACCCCATCGCCCATAACGCCCGTTCCTGGATGAACGTGCCGTTCCGCCTGGCCGACGAGAAGCTGGATAAGGCTTTCCTGGCCGGTGCCGACGAGCGCGGCCTGCTCAACCTGAAAGGCCATCGCTCGGTCGGTGGCATGCGTGCTTCCATCTACAACGCCGTTGGTCTGGATGCGGTTGAGGCGCTGGTGGCCTACATGGCCGAGTTCGAGAAGGAGCATGGCTGA
- the pheA gene encoding prephenate dehydratase — MADMSEQELQALRVRIDNLDERILELISDRARCAEEVARVKMKELKEGESPVFYRPEREAQVLKRIMERNKGPLGNEEMARLFREIMSSCLALENPLKVAYLGPEGTFSQAAAMKHFGHAVISVPMAAIDEVFREVAAGAVNFGVVPVENSTEGAINHTLDSFLEHDMVICGEVELRIHHHLLVGETTKTDKITRIYSHAQSLAQCRKWLDAHYPNVERVAVSSNADAAKRVKSEWNSAAIAGDMAANLYGLTKLAEKIEDRPDNSTRFLIIGNQEVPPTGDDKTSIIVSMRNKPGALHELLVPFHNNGIDLTRIETRPSRSGKWTYVFFIDFVGHHRDPLVKGVLEKLAQEAVALKVLGSYPKAVL; from the coding sequence ATGGCTGACATGTCCGAGCAGGAACTGCAAGCGCTGCGCGTACGCATCGACAACCTCGACGAGCGCATTCTCGAGCTGATCAGCGACCGCGCGCGCTGCGCCGAAGAAGTGGCGCGGGTGAAGATGAAGGAGCTCAAGGAGGGCGAGTCGCCGGTGTTCTATCGCCCCGAGCGCGAGGCCCAGGTGCTCAAGCGCATCATGGAGCGCAACAAGGGGCCGCTGGGCAACGAGGAAATGGCGCGGCTGTTCCGCGAAATCATGTCCTCCTGCCTGGCCCTGGAAAATCCGCTCAAGGTCGCCTACCTCGGCCCCGAGGGCACCTTCAGCCAGGCTGCGGCGATGAAGCACTTCGGTCACGCGGTGATCAGCGTGCCGATGGCGGCCATCGACGAGGTGTTCCGCGAAGTGGCCGCTGGTGCAGTGAACTTCGGTGTGGTGCCGGTGGAGAACTCCACCGAGGGTGCGATCAACCACACCCTCGACAGCTTCCTCGAGCATGACATGGTGATCTGCGGCGAAGTCGAGCTGCGCATCCACCATCACCTGCTGGTCGGCGAGACCACCAAGACCGACAAGATCACCCGCATCTACTCCCATGCCCAGTCGCTGGCGCAGTGCCGCAAGTGGCTGGACGCGCACTACCCGAACGTCGAGCGCGTGGCGGTTTCCAGCAACGCCGATGCGGCCAAGCGAGTGAAGAGCGAGTGGAACAGCGCGGCCATCGCCGGCGACATGGCGGCCAATCTGTATGGCCTGACCAAGCTGGCGGAAAAGATCGAGGATCGCCCGGACAACTCCACGCGTTTTCTCATCATCGGCAACCAGGAAGTGCCGCCGACAGGCGACGACAAGACCTCGATCATTGTCTCCATGCGCAACAAGCCGGGCGCGCTGCACGAGCTGCTGGTGCCGTTCCATAACAACGGTATCGACCTGACTCGCATCGAAACCCGTCCGTCGCGTAGCGGCAAGTGGACCTACGTGTTCTTCATCGATTTCGTCGGCCACCACCGCGATCCGTTGGTCAAGGGTGTGCTGGAGAAGCTCGCTCAGGAAGCTGTAGCGCTGAAGGTATTGGGCTCATATCCGAAGGCGGTGCTCTGA
- a CDS encoding endonuclease domain-containing protein encodes MPPKHKPLPAWHKQRARELRTTATDAEVRLWYCLRSGRLGGLKFRRQHPLPPYILDFYCEAAKLAVELDGSQHGGEDDAARTLKLEREGIMVLRFWNDQALKETEAVLQEIYRVASERIALLAR; translated from the coding sequence ATGCCACCCAAGCACAAACCGCTTCCCGCCTGGCATAAGCAGCGTGCGCGGGAGTTGCGCACGACGGCAACCGATGCCGAGGTTCGCCTGTGGTATTGCTTGCGCTCGGGGCGGTTGGGCGGTTTGAAGTTTCGTCGGCAGCACCCGTTGCCGCCTTACATCCTCGACTTTTACTGCGAGGCGGCGAAACTGGCGGTGGAACTGGATGGTTCGCAGCACGGTGGTGAAGACGACGCTGCACGGACATTGAAATTAGAGCGTGAAGGCATCATGGTGCTGCGTTTTTGGAATGATCAGGCCTTGAAGGAAACCGAGGCCGTGTTGCAGGAGATTTATCGGGTGGCTAGCGAGCGGATTGCTTTGTTGGCGCGCTGA
- the hisC gene encoding histidinol-phosphate transaminase, with protein sequence MSCDFLALAQPGVQKLSPYVPGKPVDELARELGLDPAGIVKLASNENPLGPSDKVLAAIRAELDELTRYPDGNGFTLKTALAGRYGVDAAQVTLGNGSNDILELVARAYLAPGLNAVFSDYAFAVYPIATQAVGAQGKIVPAKDYAHDLQAMLAAIDDNTRVVFIANPNNPTGTWFGPDALETFLAKVPESVLVVLDEAYIEYAEGDELPDGLDYLARYPNLLVSRTFSKAYGLASLRVGYAISSPAIADVLNRVRQPFNVNSLALAAACAALTDTDYLAESRRLNDAGMQQLEEGLRALGLSWIASRANFIAVDFGRDTAAINQALLREGVIVRPMAGYRMPNFLRVSIGLPRENARFLEALAKVLSA encoded by the coding sequence ATGAGTTGCGATTTCCTAGCCCTGGCCCAGCCAGGCGTGCAAAAGCTGTCCCCCTACGTACCAGGCAAGCCAGTCGATGAGCTGGCCCGTGAGCTGGGCCTCGATCCGGCCGGTATCGTCAAGCTGGCCAGCAATGAGAACCCGCTCGGCCCGAGCGACAAGGTGCTGGCAGCGATTCGCGCCGAACTGGACGAGCTGACCCGCTACCCGGATGGCAATGGCTTCACCCTCAAAACCGCACTGGCCGGGCGTTACGGCGTCGACGCCGCTCAGGTCACTCTGGGCAATGGTTCCAACGACATCCTCGAGCTGGTCGCCCGTGCCTATCTGGCACCCGGTCTCAATGCCGTGTTCAGCGACTACGCCTTCGCGGTGTACCCCATCGCCACTCAGGCAGTCGGCGCGCAGGGCAAGATCGTGCCGGCTAAGGATTACGCTCACGACCTGCAGGCCATGCTTGCAGCCATCGATGACAACACCCGCGTGGTCTTCATCGCCAACCCTAACAACCCCACCGGTACCTGGTTCGGCCCGGATGCCCTGGAAACCTTCCTTGCCAAGGTGCCGGAGTCGGTGCTGGTGGTGCTGGACGAAGCCTATATCGAGTACGCCGAAGGCGACGAGCTGCCGGACGGTCTGGATTACCTGGCGCGCTACCCGAACCTGCTGGTCTCGCGCACCTTCTCCAAGGCCTATGGCCTGGCCTCGCTGCGTGTCGGTTACGCCATCAGCTCGCCAGCCATCGCCGATGTGCTAAACCGTGTGCGTCAGCCGTTCAACGTCAACAGCCTCGCGCTGGCTGCTGCCTGTGCGGCGCTGACCGATACCGATTACCTCGCTGAAAGCCGTCGCCTCAACGATGCCGGCATGCAGCAACTGGAAGAGGGCTTGCGTGCCCTGGGGCTGAGCTGGATTGCCTCCAGGGCCAACTTCATCGCCGTCGATTTTGGCCGCGACACCGCTGCGATCAACCAGGCGCTGCTACGTGAAGGGGTGATCGTGCGACCCATGGCCGGTTACCGCATGCCGAATTTCCTGCGCGTTTCCATTGGTTTGCCGCGCGAGAATGCGCGATTCCTCGAGGCACTGGCCAAGGTGCTATCGGCGTGA
- a CDS encoding bifunctional prephenate dehydrogenase/3-phosphoshikimate 1-carboxyvinyltransferase encodes MTVTAVQSNAPKIGRLVVVGLGLIGGSFAKGLRERGLCREVVGVDLDAKSRRLAVQLGVVDRCEGDLAAACQGADVIQLAVPILAMEKLLAQLARLDLGNAVLTDVGSAKGNVVRAARLAFAGQAVRFVPGHPIAGSEQSGVEAANAELFRRHKVILTPSEHSDAAAVALVEALWRELGADVESMEVEHHDQVLAATSHLPHLLAFTLVDSLAKRSENLEIFRYAAGGFRDFTRIAGSDPVMWHDIFLANREAVLRTLDTFRDDLDALRDAVDAGDGHQLLGVFTRARVAREHFSKILARRAYVDAMHSTDLIFLAKPGSSLAGRIRVPGDKSISHRSIMLGSLAEGTTEVEGFLEGEDALATLQAFRDMGVVIEGPHHGRVTIHGVGLHGLKAPAGPLYMGNSGTSMRLLSGLLAAQPFDTTLTGDASLSKRPMNRVAKPLREMGAVIETGPEGRPPLTIKGGQRLTGMAYDMPMASAQVKSCLLLAGLYAAGSTSVTEPAPTRDHTERMLRGFGYPVSVEGSTVSVEAGHKLTATRIEVPADISSAAFFLVAASIAEGSELVLEHVGINPTRTGVIDILKLMGGDITLENQREVGGEPVADIRVRAAKLKGIDIPEDLVPLAIDEFPVLFVAAACAEGRTVLRGAEELRVKESDRIQVMADGLIALGVKAEPTPDGIIIEGGAIGGGEVWAHGDHRIAMSFSVASLRASAPIRIHDCANVATSFPNFLALSAEVGINVAVEDKA; translated from the coding sequence GTGACTGTCACTGCTGTGCAATCCAATGCCCCTAAGATCGGCCGCCTGGTGGTGGTCGGCCTCGGCTTGATCGGTGGTTCCTTCGCCAAGGGCCTGCGTGAGCGCGGCCTGTGCCGGGAGGTGGTGGGGGTCGATCTGGATGCCAAATCGCGTCGCTTGGCAGTTCAGTTGGGGGTTGTCGATCGCTGCGAGGGTGATCTGGCTGCCGCCTGTCAGGGGGCGGATGTCATTCAGTTGGCAGTGCCTATCCTGGCCATGGAGAAGCTGCTGGCTCAACTGGCCAGGCTCGATCTCGGCAATGCCGTGCTGACTGACGTTGGCAGCGCCAAAGGCAATGTCGTGCGTGCGGCGCGTCTGGCCTTTGCCGGTCAGGCAGTGCGTTTCGTACCGGGGCACCCGATTGCCGGCTCCGAGCAGAGCGGGGTGGAGGCGGCCAACGCCGAACTGTTCCGCCGCCACAAGGTTATTCTCACGCCCAGTGAACACAGTGATGCAGCGGCTGTGGCGCTGGTCGAGGCGTTGTGGCGCGAGCTGGGGGCGGATGTCGAGTCGATGGAGGTGGAGCATCACGATCAGGTGCTCGCCGCCACCAGCCATCTGCCGCACCTGCTGGCCTTTACCCTGGTCGACTCGCTGGCCAAGCGCAGCGAGAACCTGGAGATTTTCCGCTATGCCGCTGGCGGTTTCCGCGATTTCACGCGGATCGCTGGCAGTGACCCGGTGATGTGGCACGATATCTTCCTCGCCAACCGCGAGGCCGTGCTGCGCACACTGGATACGTTTCGCGACGACCTCGACGCCTTGCGCGATGCGGTCGACGCCGGGGATGGGCATCAACTGCTGGGCGTGTTTACTCGCGCTCGCGTGGCCCGCGAACATTTCAGCAAAATTCTGGCCCGCAGGGCCTATGTGGACGCTATGCACTCGACCGATCTGATTTTCCTGGCAAAACCTGGTAGCTCGCTGGCTGGACGTATCCGCGTACCGGGTGACAAATCCATCTCGCACCGTTCGATCATGCTGGGTTCGCTGGCCGAAGGCACCACCGAGGTAGAAGGCTTCCTCGAGGGTGAGGATGCCCTGGCCACGTTGCAGGCCTTCCGCGACATGGGCGTGGTCATCGAAGGCCCGCACCACGGCCGCGTGACCATCCATGGCGTCGGCCTGCATGGCCTGAAAGCGCCGGCCGGCCCGCTGTACATGGGTAACTCCGGCACCTCCATGCGCCTGCTCTCCGGCTTGCTGGCCGCGCAGCCGTTCGACACTACGCTGACCGGTGATGCGTCGCTGTCCAAGCGCCCGATGAATCGCGTGGCCAAGCCGCTGCGTGAGATGGGTGCGGTCATCGAAACCGGTCCGGAAGGTCGTCCGCCGTTGACCATCAAAGGTGGTCAACGCCTGACCGGCATGGCCTACGACATGCCGATGGCCAGTGCTCAGGTTAAATCCTGCCTGCTGCTGGCTGGCCTGTACGCCGCTGGCAGCACCTCGGTGACCGAGCCGGCGCCGACCCGTGATCATACCGAGCGCATGCTGCGCGGCTTCGGCTACCCGGTGAGCGTCGAAGGCAGTACCGTCAGTGTCGAGGCCGGGCACAAGCTGACCGCCACGCGCATCGAAGTGCCGGCAGATATTTCCTCGGCGGCGTTCTTCCTGGTCGCTGCCAGCATCGCTGAAGGCTCCGAGCTGGTGCTGGAGCACGTCGGCATCAACCCGACTCGCACCGGCGTGATCGACATTCTGAAGCTGATGGGCGGCGACATCACCCTGGAAAACCAGCGTGAAGTCGGCGGCGAGCCCGTGGCCGACATTCGTGTGCGTGCGGCCAAGCTTAAAGGCATCGATATCCCGGAAGATCTGGTGCCGCTGGCCATCGATGAATTCCCGGTGCTGTTCGTCGCCGCTGCCTGTGCCGAAGGTCGCACCGTGTTGCGCGGCGCCGAGGAGCTGCGGGTGAAAGAGTCCGATCGCATTCAGGTCATGGCCGACGGCCTGATCGCGCTGGGCGTGAAGGCCGAGCCGACCCCGGACGGCATCATCATCGAAGGCGGCGCCATTGGTGGCGGCGAAGTCTGGGCGCATGGCGATCACCGTATCGCCATGTCCTTCAGCGTCGCCTCGCTGCGCGCCAGTGCGCCAATTCGTATTCACGACTGCGCCAACGTCGCCACGTCCTTCCCCAACTTCCTGGCCTTGTCGGCTGAAGTCGGCATCAACGTGGCTGTAGAGGACAAGGCATGA
- the cmk gene encoding (d)CMP kinase encodes MNAPVITVDGPSGSGKGTLCALLAKQLGWNLLDSGALYRLLAFAAGNHGIDLTNEESLKQLAAHLDVQFIDRRIILEGEEVTDAIRNEQIGAGASMVASLPAVREALLQRQRAFREMPGLVADGRDMGTVVFADAPLKIFLTASAEERARRRYLQLKGKGDDVNLASLLDEIRARDERDTQRAVAPLKPAADAIVLDSTELSIEQVLERILREVADRDLAG; translated from the coding sequence ATGAATGCCCCGGTAATCACCGTCGACGGGCCGAGCGGCTCCGGCAAGGGCACGCTTTGCGCCTTGCTGGCCAAGCAGCTGGGCTGGAACCTGCTCGACTCCGGTGCGCTCTATCGCCTGCTGGCCTTCGCCGCTGGCAACCACGGCATCGACCTGACCAATGAAGAGTCACTCAAGCAGTTGGCCGCGCATCTCGATGTTCAGTTCATCGATAGGCGCATCATCCTCGAAGGCGAGGAGGTGACCGACGCCATCCGTAACGAGCAGATAGGGGCGGGCGCTTCCATGGTCGCCTCGCTGCCGGCTGTACGCGAAGCGCTGCTGCAGCGTCAGCGCGCGTTTCGCGAAATGCCCGGCCTGGTGGCAGACGGTCGCGACATGGGCACCGTGGTATTCGCCGACGCGCCGCTGAAGATTTTCCTGACGGCCAGCGCCGAGGAACGTGCGCGTCGCCGCTACTTGCAGTTGAAGGGCAAGGGCGATGATGTTAATCTTGCGAGTCTTCTCGACGAGATACGGGCGCGCGACGAGCGCGATACCCAACGCGCGGTGGCGCCGCTCAAGCCGGCAGCCGACGCAATCGTGCTGGATTCCACCGAGCTTTCCATCGAGCAGGTGCTTGAACGAATTCTGCGCGAGGTCGCTGATCGCGATCTGGCCGGGTAA
- the rpsA gene encoding 30S ribosomal protein S1, with translation MSESFAELFEESLKSLDMQPGAIITGIVVDIDGDWVTVHAGLKSEGVIPLDQFFNEQGELTIKVGDEVHVALDAVEDGFGETKLSREKAKRAESWLVLEAAFNAEEVVKGVINGKVKGGFTVDVNGIRAFLPGSLVDVRPVRDTTHLEGKELEFKVIKLDQKRNNVVVSRRSVLEAENSAEREALLESLQEGQQVKGIVKNLTDYGAFVDLGGVDGLLHITDMAWKRIKHPSEIVNVGDEIDVKVLKYDRERNRVSLGLKQLGEDPWVAIKARYPENTRVMARVTNLTDYGCFAELEEGVEGLVHVSEMDWTNKNIHPSKVVNVGDEVEVMVLDIDEERRRISLGIKQCKTNPWEDFSGQFNKGDKISGTIKSITDFGIFIGLDGGIDGLVHLSDISWNEAGEEAVRRFKKGDELETVILSVDPERERISLGIKQLEDDPFSNYVSLNDKGTIVRGVVKEVDAKGAIIDLGNEIEATLKASEISRDRVEDARNVLKEGDEVEAKIISVDRKSRVISLSIKSKDVEDEKDAMKELRNKQDVESTGPTTIGDLLRAQMEKQN, from the coding sequence ATGAGCGAAAGCTTTGCAGAACTATTTGAAGAAAGCCTGAAATCCCTCGACATGCAGCCGGGCGCCATCATCACCGGTATCGTGGTCGACATCGACGGTGACTGGGTTACCGTTCACGCCGGCCTGAAGTCCGAGGGCGTCATCCCGCTCGACCAGTTCTTCAACGAACAAGGCGAGCTGACCATCAAGGTCGGTGACGAAGTCCACGTCGCGCTGGACGCGGTTGAAGATGGCTTCGGTGAAACCAAGCTGTCCCGCGAGAAAGCCAAGCGCGCTGAGTCCTGGCTGGTTCTGGAAGCTGCGTTTAACGCTGAAGAAGTGGTCAAGGGCGTTATCAACGGTAAGGTCAAAGGCGGCTTCACCGTTGACGTCAACGGCATCCGCGCGTTCCTGCCGGGTTCCCTGGTTGATGTCCGTCCGGTGCGTGATACCACTCACCTGGAAGGCAAAGAGCTGGAATTCAAGGTCATCAAACTGGACCAGAAGCGCAACAACGTTGTCGTTTCCCGTCGCAGCGTCCTGGAAGCCGAGAACAGCGCCGAGCGCGAAGCTCTGCTGGAATCCCTGCAGGAAGGCCAACAAGTCAAAGGTATCGTCAAGAACCTCACCGACTACGGTGCGTTCGTTGACCTGGGCGGCGTAGACGGCCTGCTGCACATCACCGACATGGCTTGGAAGCGCATCAAGCACCCGTCCGAGATCGTCAATGTTGGCGACGAGATCGACGTCAAGGTTCTGAAGTACGATCGCGAGCGTAACCGCGTATCCCTGGGCCTGAAGCAACTGGGCGAAGACCCATGGGTTGCCATCAAGGCGCGTTACCCGGAAAACACCCGCGTCATGGCGCGCGTCACCAACCTCACCGACTACGGCTGCTTCGCAGAGCTGGAAGAGGGCGTGGAAGGTCTGGTACACGTTTCCGAAATGGACTGGACCAACAAGAACATCCACCCGTCGAAAGTCGTCAACGTCGGCGACGAAGTGGAAGTCATGGTTCTGGACATCGACGAAGAGCGTCGTCGTATCTCCCTGGGTATCAAGCAGTGCAAGACCAACCCGTGGGAAGACTTCTCCGGTCAGTTCAACAAGGGTGACAAGATCTCCGGCACCATCAAGTCGATCACCGATTTCGGTATCTTCATTGGTCTGGACGGCGGCATCGACGGCCTGGTTCACCTGTCCGACATCTCCTGGAACGAAGCTGGCGAAGAAGCCGTGCGTCGCTTCAAGAAGGGCGACGAGCTGGAAACCGTCATCCTGTCGGTTGACCCGGAGCGCGAGCGCATCTCCCTGGGCATCAAGCAACTGGAAGACGATCCGTTCAGCAACTACGTCTCCCTCAACGACAAGGGCACCATCGTCCGCGGCGTTGTCAAGGAAGTAGACGCCAAGGGCGCCATCATCGACCTGGGCAACGAGATCGAAGCTACCCTGAAAGCCTCCGAAATCAGCCGTGACCGCGTTGAGGACGCGCGCAACGTCCTGAAAGAAGGCGACGAAGTAGAAGCCAAGATCATCAGCGTCGACCGCAAGTCCCGCGTCATCAGCCTGTCCATCAAGTCGAAAGACGTCGAGGACGAGAAGGACGCGATGAAGGAGCTGCGTAACAAGCAAGACGTTGAAAGCACCGGCCCGACCACCATTGGTGATCTGCTCCGTGCTCAAATGGAAAAACAGAACTAA
- a CDS encoding REP-associated tyrosine transposase, translating into MTEKRYASHRLRDGRWSSSGQIYLVTTVTNGRIPVFADFSAARTLIQIIRQDELLGSHQTLCFVVMPDHLHWLLQLQSEDLARLVGRVKSISAKRLGRPIWQKGFHDHALRREEDVRSVARYVVSNPLRAGLVERVGDYPHWDAVWI; encoded by the coding sequence ATGACAGAGAAACGCTACGCCTCACACAGACTTCGCGACGGACGCTGGTCCAGTAGCGGACAAATCTATCTTGTCACCACCGTAACCAATGGTCGCATCCCTGTCTTTGCTGATTTCTCAGCGGCGCGCACGCTCATACAAATCATTCGCCAGGATGAGCTGCTTGGATCGCACCAAACGCTCTGCTTTGTCGTGATGCCTGATCACTTGCATTGGCTGTTGCAACTGCAGAGTGAGGACCTGGCCCGCCTGGTAGGCAGGGTCAAATCCATTTCCGCCAAGCGCCTGGGTAGGCCGATTTGGCAGAAGGGATTCCATGATCATGCGTTGCGCCGGGAGGAGGATGTTCGGAGTGTGGCGAGATATGTGGTGTCGAACCCCTTGAGAGCCGGGCTCGTGGAGCGAGTAGGTGATTATCCGCATTGGGATGCGGTGTGGATATGA
- the ihfB gene encoding integration host factor subunit beta, producing the protein MTKSELIERIVTHQGQLSSKDVELAIKTMLEQMSQALATGDRIEIRGFGSFSLHYRAPRVGRNPKTGQSVRLDGKFVPHFKPGKELRDRVNEDE; encoded by the coding sequence ATGACCAAGTCGGAGTTGATCGAAAGAATCGTCACCCACCAGGGCCAGCTTTCCTCCAAGGATGTCGAGTTGGCCATCAAGACCATGCTGGAGCAAATGTCCCAGGCGCTGGCCACGGGAGACCGTATCGAGATTCGTGGCTTCGGCAGCTTCTCGCTGCACTATCGCGCGCCGCGCGTTGGGCGCAACCCAAAAACCGGCCAGTCGGTACGTCTGGATGGCAAGTTCGTACCGCATTTCAAGCCGGGCAAGGAGTTGCGTGATCGGGTCAATGAGGATGAGTAA
- a CDS encoding MBL fold metallo-hydrolase, which translates to MRYPSIVHHGAVTGVTGSCHQLQMDHEHALLIDCGLFQGAETSPEGRANAGNLAIDFSLDGIRALVATHVHIDHVGRIPYLLAAGFKGPILCSEPSAKLLPIVLEDAFKLGFSRDQKQVERYLKLIEQRIVALPYKQWFSLIDTPQLNARIRLQRAGHILGSAYVEVDLHYPESGEKKRIVFSGDLGAPHAPILPAPKAPYKADVLVIESTYGDRLHEDRRSRRARLEKVLEHALSNQGTVLIPAFSIGRTQELLYELEDIIHRRALKESAKGQSSASKPGTSKAAALDWTNLPIILDSPLASRFTAVYRELDHFWDAEARALLAKGRNPLAFRNLLTVDSHQAHLAMVNRLTQTTQPAIVIAGNGMCSSGRIVNYLKAMLGDERHDVLFVGYQAEGTPGRQIQRFGPRSGYVEFDGQRYDIRAQVHTIGGYSAHADQKGLVSFVTRMTHWPSEIRIVHGEPEAKAQLAECLRKCYQVQGQFVRTVVPESI; encoded by the coding sequence GTGCGGTACCCCTCCATTGTTCATCATGGCGCTGTAACGGGTGTGACGGGCTCTTGCCATCAGCTACAGATGGATCATGAGCATGCGTTGCTAATTGACTGTGGCCTATTTCAAGGCGCGGAAACCTCTCCAGAAGGCCGTGCGAATGCCGGTAACCTCGCCATCGATTTTTCCCTGGATGGTATCAGGGCTCTGGTCGCAACCCATGTTCACATCGATCATGTCGGCCGCATTCCCTATCTGCTAGCCGCTGGCTTCAAAGGCCCGATCCTCTGCAGTGAGCCTTCGGCCAAGCTGCTACCTATCGTTCTCGAAGATGCCTTCAAGCTTGGTTTTAGTCGCGATCAGAAACAAGTCGAGCGTTACCTCAAGCTAATCGAGCAGCGCATCGTCGCTTTGCCCTACAAACAATGGTTCAGCTTGATCGACACGCCACAACTCAACGCGCGGATTCGTCTACAGCGTGCTGGCCACATCCTCGGCTCGGCCTACGTCGAGGTGGATCTGCACTACCCCGAGTCGGGCGAGAAGAAACGCATCGTGTTTTCCGGCGACCTCGGCGCACCCCATGCCCCAATCCTGCCGGCGCCGAAAGCTCCCTACAAAGCCGATGTTCTGGTTATCGAAAGCACTTACGGTGATCGCCTGCACGAAGACCGCCGCAGTCGTCGTGCGCGACTGGAAAAAGTGCTCGAACACGCGCTGAGTAACCAGGGCACAGTGCTGATACCCGCCTTCAGTATTGGTCGCACTCAAGAGTTGCTCTATGAGCTGGAAGACATCATCCATCGCAGAGCGCTGAAAGAATCTGCCAAAGGTCAGTCAAGTGCTTCAAAACCGGGCACCAGCAAAGCTGCAGCGCTCGACTGGACGAATCTGCCCATCATTCTCGACTCTCCGCTGGCCAGCCGTTTTACAGCGGTATACCGCGAGCTCGATCACTTCTGGGATGCAGAGGCGAGGGCGCTTTTAGCCAAAGGCCGTAACCCACTGGCTTTTCGTAACCTGCTTACGGTCGACAGCCACCAGGCACACCTGGCCATGGTCAATCGCCTGACGCAAACCACTCAGCCGGCTATCGTTATAGCCGGCAACGGCATGTGCTCCAGCGGGCGTATCGTCAACTACCTAAAAGCGATGCTGGGTGATGAGCGGCATGATGTGCTGTTCGTCGGCTACCAGGCCGAGGGTACACCGGGACGACAGATCCAGCGTTTTGGCCCGCGTAGTGGCTATGTGGAATTTGACGGGCAGCGCTATGACATTCGCGCTCAGGTGCATACCATTGGCGGTTATTCTGCCCATGCAGATCAAAAGGGTCTGGTGAGCTTTGTTACCCGGATGACTCACTGGCCGTCAGAAATTCGTATCGTGCATGGTGAACCTGAGGCCAAAGCACAGTTGGCCGAGTGTTTGCGAAAGTGCTATCAGGTACAGGGTCAGTTCGTGAGAACTGTAGTGCCAGAATCAATTTAA